In Microbacterium esteraromaticum, the following proteins share a genomic window:
- a CDS encoding ABC transporter ATP-binding protein, whose translation MTNPDAVVVDGLRVRRGHHAVLDGLSLRIPRGQVIGLLGPSGCGKTTLMRSIVGVQRIHGGTVTVLGAPAGSRALRHRVSYGTQGSAVYDDLSVRENLRYFASVLGAPRTDVAEVIERVGLSAQAQQRVADLSGGQQNRVSLAAALLGDPELVVLDEPTVGLDPVLRAELWALFRDIADGGTTMLVSSHVMDEALRCDRLLLMRDGRIIADTTPRELLVDTGQTDAESAFLVVIERDAGHETRRSRREVGR comes from the coding sequence ATGACGAACCCCGATGCCGTCGTCGTCGACGGGTTGCGCGTGCGGCGCGGGCACCACGCGGTGCTCGACGGGCTGTCGCTGCGCATCCCCCGCGGACAGGTGATCGGGCTGCTCGGTCCGTCGGGCTGCGGCAAGACGACGCTGATGCGCTCGATCGTCGGGGTGCAGCGCATCCACGGCGGCACCGTGACCGTGCTCGGAGCACCGGCCGGATCGCGTGCGCTGCGGCACCGGGTCTCGTACGGCACGCAGGGCTCGGCGGTCTACGACGACCTCAGCGTGCGCGAGAACCTGCGCTACTTCGCATCGGTCCTCGGGGCGCCCCGGACCGACGTCGCCGAGGTGATCGAAAGGGTCGGGCTGAGCGCGCAGGCGCAGCAGCGGGTCGCCGACCTCAGCGGCGGTCAGCAGAATCGCGTCTCGCTCGCCGCGGCGCTGCTCGGCGATCCCGAGCTGGTCGTGCTCGACGAGCCGACCGTCGGGCTCGATCCGGTGCTGCGGGCGGAGCTGTGGGCACTGTTCAGGGACATCGCCGACGGCGGCACGACCATGCTCGTGTCGAGTCACGTCATGGACGAGGCTCTGCGCTGCGACCGGCTGCTGCTCATGCGCGACGGCCGAATCATCGCCGACACCACGCCACGAGAGCTGCTCGTCGACACGGGTCAGACCGACGCCGAGAGCGCCTTCCTCGTCGTCATCGAACGCGACGCGGGCCATGAGACGAGACGGTCGCGACGGGAGGTCGGGCGATGA
- a CDS encoding L-serine ammonia-lyase, iron-sulfur-dependent, subunit alpha, whose product MTAYVSAFDLFSIGVGPSSSHTVGPMRAGVDFADRLRAEGRIGHIARVRCELFGSLGATGLGHGTPDAVVAGLQGLHPETCDPAAVRELWSRWPAGRDLLLAGEHSIRFEKDDIAFVPRTRLPGHPNAMTLHALDADGAPVLEQTYYSVGGGFIRRDGEEARVAAAPQPYPYDTAEELLVLCDETGMSIAEIARANEMAVRTEEEVAAGLDAIWDAMASCVDAGLHSEGTLPGILKVKRRAGDIRQQLEASEAEGHAALPGEWLGAFALAVNEENAAGGRVVTAPTNGAAGILPAVAMYWWRFLADSGLGVGNAVTPHGELVGSALLGFRNEQAALPAGEPLDEAAVAEANRRRGIRRFLLTATALGSLFKANASISGAEGGCQAEVGSACAMAAGGLTAVMGGTVRQIENAAEIAMEHHLGLTCDPIGGLVQIPCIERNAIAASTAVTAARLALRGDGHHYVSLDAVVETMRQTGLDMSTKYKETSEGGLAVNVIEC is encoded by the coding sequence GTGACTGCGTACGTCTCGGCTTTCGATCTGTTCTCCATCGGTGTAGGACCGTCGAGCTCGCATACCGTCGGCCCGATGCGCGCCGGTGTCGATTTCGCGGATCGCCTGCGCGCCGAGGGGCGGATCGGCCACATCGCGCGCGTGCGCTGCGAGCTCTTCGGCTCGCTGGGGGCGACTGGTCTGGGCCACGGAACCCCGGATGCTGTCGTCGCGGGCCTGCAGGGGCTGCACCCCGAGACCTGCGATCCGGCCGCCGTCCGCGAGCTGTGGAGCCGCTGGCCCGCGGGCCGCGATCTGCTGCTGGCGGGGGAGCACAGCATCCGGTTCGAGAAGGACGACATCGCCTTCGTGCCCCGCACCCGTCTGCCGGGCCACCCCAATGCGATGACGCTGCACGCCCTCGACGCCGATGGGGCGCCGGTGCTCGAGCAGACCTACTACTCCGTCGGCGGCGGCTTCATCCGCCGTGACGGCGAAGAGGCGCGCGTCGCCGCGGCTCCCCAGCCCTACCCCTACGACACGGCCGAAGAGCTGCTTGTCCTGTGCGATGAGACCGGCATGTCGATCGCCGAGATCGCCCGCGCCAACGAGATGGCGGTCCGCACCGAAGAGGAGGTCGCGGCCGGACTCGACGCGATCTGGGACGCCATGGCCTCGTGCGTCGACGCCGGCCTGCACTCCGAGGGCACGCTGCCGGGCATCCTCAAGGTGAAGCGGCGCGCGGGCGACATCCGTCAGCAGCTCGAGGCCTCGGAGGCCGAGGGGCATGCGGCCCTGCCTGGGGAGTGGCTCGGTGCCTTCGCCCTCGCCGTCAACGAGGAGAACGCGGCCGGCGGCCGCGTGGTCACCGCTCCCACGAACGGTGCCGCCGGCATCCTCCCCGCCGTGGCGATGTACTGGTGGCGCTTCCTCGCCGATTCGGGCCTCGGCGTCGGCAACGCTGTGACCCCGCACGGTGAGCTGGTCGGCAGCGCCCTGCTGGGCTTCCGCAACGAGCAGGCGGCTCTCCCCGCGGGTGAGCCGCTCGACGAGGCGGCGGTGGCCGAGGCGAACCGCCGCCGCGGCATCCGGCGATTCCTGCTCACGGCGACCGCGCTCGGATCGCTGTTCAAGGCCAACGCGTCGATCTCCGGTGCCGAGGGCGGCTGCCAGGCCGAGGTCGGCTCGGCGTGCGCGATGGCCGCCGGCGGCCTCACCGCCGTGATGGGCGGCACGGTGCGCCAGATCGAGAACGCCGCCGAGATCGCCATGGAACACCACCTGGGTCTCACCTGCGACCCCATCGGCGGGCTGGTGCAGATCCCGTGCATCGAGCGCAACGCGATCGCCGCCTCGACCGCCGTCACGGCCGCACGTCTCGCGCTGCGCGGAGATGGTCACCACTATGTGTCGCTGGACGCCGTCGTCGAGACCATGCGTCAGACCGGCCTCGATATGTCGACGAAGTACAAGGAGACCAGCGAGGGCGGCCTCGCGGTGAACGTCATCGAGTGCTGA
- a CDS encoding ABC transporter permease — protein sequence MTFRRTLATAGRVLSQLRHDPRSIALMLVAPSLLVGLFAWLFSDQDGVFDRFGGAILALFPFIVMFLITSITTLRERRSGTLERLMTTPLGKADFIIGYALAFGAMAVLQAIVTVAFAVYVCGLEVDGPLWQLGLVAVVDAVLGTALGLLASAFAQTEFQAVQFMPVLVFPQIILGGLFMPRDQMPDVLYAISQWLPLSHAIDAIQAVTAGDEGWDVGAPLLIVAAFAVGCLVLAPLTLRRRTA from the coding sequence ATGACCTTCCGCCGCACTCTCGCGACCGCAGGGCGCGTGCTCAGCCAGCTGCGTCACGACCCGCGGTCGATCGCCCTCATGCTCGTCGCGCCGAGCCTGCTCGTCGGTCTGTTCGCCTGGCTGTTCTCGGATCAGGACGGTGTCTTCGACCGTTTCGGCGGGGCGATCCTCGCGCTGTTCCCCTTCATCGTGATGTTTCTGATCACGTCGATCACGACCCTTCGCGAGCGGCGCTCGGGCACGCTCGAGCGACTGATGACGACACCGCTCGGCAAAGCCGACTTCATCATCGGCTATGCGCTGGCGTTCGGGGCGATGGCTGTTCTGCAGGCGATCGTCACGGTCGCCTTCGCCGTGTACGTATGCGGCCTTGAGGTCGACGGTCCGCTCTGGCAGCTCGGTCTCGTCGCCGTGGTGGATGCCGTGCTCGGAACGGCCCTCGGTCTGCTGGCGAGCGCGTTCGCGCAGACGGAGTTCCAGGCCGTGCAGTTCATGCCGGTGCTGGTCTTTCCGCAGATCATTCTCGGCGGGCTCTTCATGCCGCGCGACCAGATGCCCGACGTGCTCTACGCCATCTCGCAGTGGCTGCCGCTGAGCCACGCGATCGATGCGATCCAGGCTGTCACCGCCGGTGACGAGGGGTGGGATGTCGGCGCACCGCTGCTGATCGTCGCGGCATTCGCCGTCGGATGCCTGGTGCTGGCGCCCCTGACGCTGCGCCGTCGCACCGCATGA